In Pyrus communis chromosome 15, drPyrComm1.1, whole genome shotgun sequence, the genomic stretch TTAAAAGCTAAGGGTTGTTGGATAACCATTTTATTTCTACTTGATTGTGGTCACAGGCAGGGTGAAATTTCTCATGGCCTCTCGGGGGTTAAAATGGGTGGATAATTGTGGTTTGCTACAGttgtcttcctttttttttttttttttttaaaaaagaaggaaaaaatatatatattatgatgaattGAGATCTATTATCAAAATAATCTATCCTTTAGGTTTTCATTCTATTGTACCGCTCCTCAAACATTCACTCAAATTGAATTTTGTCGGTGTCATTTTATATTTATGTGATGTATTGTACATGTATGAacatttttaatgatattttatatttatatgatgTATTGTGCCTGTATGAACATTTTTAATCATCAAACAATTTTCGACGTCTGATTATTTTTCAAGAACAATTATTTACAAGGTACATTAAGAATGAACAATTTCAATGAATGAACCACATTATAGAATGGCGAAGAAGGGAGTATGTGGGGACTTGGTATGTGTACTATGAAGAGTGAAAAATTTTCGATGTTGATCTCTTAACTATATCCAGAACGTGTACAAGCAAATGAAATTATAAACATATTTAGTTGAtgattgttggaaccaaatttgcgCACATCTATGAGCGGTGATTGAGCACAAAACCGAGTAAACCTGAGCAACCtgcaaaacattaaaacaaccGTAAGCAAACCTTAGACCAGAGGTGTGCTGGCCAAATGCTCTCCGACAgtcaagttagtgaatgatttGAGTCAAGCAATGGGCCAGAGAATTCAAGTGGGTAGATTGTTTTACCGTACATGAACTCTAGATGGGTGTATTTATACCttgagagagattttttttttttttttttttttcacgataGAATCCTCGTTCTAAGCCAGGAGAATCTTAGAGGATATCTAGTAAGTAGatattgttttaccatttctcCCTTACTGTTAGTTTTCCATagatttcatccaaattaacgTTAACTCTTATCTTGTGCACACCACGTGACtctcatttgaaaataaaaacgaTACTTCACTAGACCTTTAGAGATTCACACATATTTGCACAAGTCAACACTTTAGAAATCTAGGGTTTTCAATTATTTCAAAGAATGAAGCGATCAAACTACTCTCATACATTGTGCACATATTTTCATTTAACATAAATTTAGATGGaatgaataaaaaaactaaCAGCAGGAGAAATTGGTCAGAAAAATTAGTTCAAATCCATGATTTTCCAATTTAAAAAtggggaaacttgatataagtccaattttttgagccaatagtaggaatagtccaatttattaaaataagtccaatttgttgtatttaattatttaattatcaatagttatctgttcaatgataagatttattacaaaaatcaaatttcttcccaattatctctttgcttatttctttttatttatctttttgttatttctcgtccttcctcctactttaaaccccatttatagattttatttttaatttttataatcaacctatatcacaggttaattatatttgtttaccTATATAacacattctttttttataatcaacctgtcacagattaatgtgtcttgcttgtaggtatgttatgttttttcctaccttttaattaggtttcatatctcacgtataggtattatatacattcatatatttgttacttgagttagggtagaatgttttgcagataaatttatgttagtatattagtttttttgttataagatattaaatatattcttttggagttggaaaatacataatattagaagattttaattgatttttaatatttttagaaaatataaaatgagtataaaagaaataaaaacatataattagataactggacTTACTCCTAAAAACATTCTAcatttttggacctggatctaaaagcctCTTTAAAAATTTagagataaataaaaaattaagtgaAACTTTAGGGGAAAATCGGCAATTCACACTTTTTTCTTCGCCAATTGGTAATGTTACTTGGAACCTGGGTAGCCCAGCAAACCGACTGGACTAAGTAAGTAACACATAAATTCACACAATTCGATACTTTTTCGACGATCTCGATCAAATTACAGACCAAAAGAATTTTCCCAAAACTTTTAGAACGAACCCCTTCGCTACTTCCCCTTCCGCACAGTTTGTTTCTTTGAGCTCTCCAATGGCTTCCACCCTCTACCAATACTCAATCACTCAGCAAAACCAAGTCCTACCAAACACCCACCACCTCCTATCCTGCGACTGTTTCATCTTCCGCTTCAACTTCACCCACCAACTGCAACTGTTCTTCCCCCAGGACCTGATTGTCCCACTCAATTCAATCCAACAATCGTTCCTTGTCCCCTTTCATGTGTTTTTCTCACAGACCCGAGAAACAATCCAGACCATTCTATCCGGGACTGGAGTTTCCATGGACTTTGTGGAGACTCTGGTGCCGGAAGTTTATGCTTTGGCTGTGGAGATTACCCGGGACTCTGAATATGCTGAGCCGATAGTAGTCCCGCTGGATTTGGATGTCCTTGCTGTGACCCCTTTTGATGACCGGGAACAGATTGAGAGGGCTATTGTGGAATCTGGGCGGGTTTATAATCCTGTCCCGGGCGCCAAGTCATTGGGTGCCGGACTAAAGACTGTAAACATTGAGAATTTGGGTGTGAGCAAGGAATGTAGCATCTGTTTGGAGGAGCTTTCGACCGGATTGGAGGTTGTGCTCATGCCCTGCAATCATCTGTATCATAAAGATTGCATTGTTGAATGGCTGAAGAGAAGTCACATGTGCCCCTATTGCCGCTTCAAGATGCCCACTTGATTGcactggattggattggattgcgAAAGGTAAATTCTTGGACTTGAATTTGGGATATCTTGTATTGGATTGGATTAGTGATTGACGTGATTATTATCAACCTGTTGGTGTTTCTCAGTTGCCACACCTGCTGGCTTGATCACATTGGCCTAACGAGATTATGGTCGAAATCGCGGTGTTTGATAGTTGATGGCAAGGTTCTTGTCTTGGTATGGCCGCTTCTGTATaaattttgtgtgtttgtgtgttgatATGTGATCATTCATATAAATCCATAGCAATTGTTGATTTGTATATCACTTTTAACCAAAGGTCAATCCATGTTTCTAACCAACACGAAGGAACTAATGATTTAATTGATTGCGTTGAGCCATTCAGCTTTCTGCTATGTTACCGACAATGGAGGGAGTCTTATGGAAAGTTTCCGGTGTTGTGCTTGGTACTGAAGTGCAGGGGACTTGATGCATTAGCCAGCTGCTATGAGTATCTGAGCTAGGTGCACGAAGGCTAAATAGATAAATTTCGGCGTTGATAGTTTTAAGGTAAATAGAAAATGCAGCAGAAGTTGATATGCAATGTGTAATGTAAGAGTAGTTTCTTGAGTCTTGGCAAAGACGAATCTCATTGTATTCGTTATCGACAATGCTAAAAGATTTTTGTCCTCTTTACCATGAACGAACGCGTTGCTTACGTTACAAATCGAAGGCATTTaaggagaaaaaggaaaaagatattAACACTGTACacaaaaaagaaagcaaaaaaaaaaaaaaaaaaaaaaaaaaaagtagtgcaCAGCTTCTTCTCTTCAATTGTACAAGGGTGTTTCTATGCAGatactattttcttctttgcctcAGATCAGTTTAAAGTTCCCGCCGCGTCGCTCTTGGATTGGTTTATTTGAGCCAAGGAGTACCAAACTGCAAGGGCTTGTCAGCCAGTTACTGGATGATCATGTTATTTGCAAGTTTGTGCCGGAGGAGACCATTCAAGCAAGCAGGTTGGTTCCAGAGTTTTTCATCGCAAAGAGGGATTTGTTGTTTTGGATTCGGGTTTAAGTTGATTTGGTGAAGGGTAGTTGTTTATCTCCTCGttccaaggcgtctctccattGCCTGTACCTCACTCCTAGCTTGTCATAGGTCACCGGCGAATTCCATACATTTGCCCCGTTGTTCATTCGCTCTTGTTGACCTAGGACGAGCCTTAGATCCTCATTCAAAACCTGTGGATTGAACACAACAAATTTTGTAAGCAGGAATGCGAGAAACAATGGTTATGTGAAAAGTAAAGTACGTCGCAAACAATTTTGTTTACCTGTTGGGCAAAATGCCTCCACATAAAGTTCATGAAGGGAACGTGCTTCAGCACGGGCGCAAAATCCAGCGACATTCTGTATAATAATCTTGTCTTACCTCTCGAAGAAGGTAAGCATACATGGAGTTGATGAAGATGTGTGGAACACTGTTTAGCACTCTGTCCTTGCAGTTTTCCCGGTTTTGAGATCCCGATGGTTGAATTTACCATACAAGGTGGTCGAAATTCCATATCTATAGGGTAAGGGTCCCAATATCCTTGGAGGCCAGACGCAGGCGTCAAGAATTTCACGAAGCTGAAAATTCAGATCATTCACCACATTAAATCCTGATGGAAAGGATTTGTTGTGAAACAACGCGCTACAACAGAAGCAATTCCACACTGATGGATAGATCTTCGATTcttcgaaaaagaaaaaagaaacaaacctAAAACAAACCTAGGAACACTCCATCCCTTCGCAAAGGTGGACGTGTGAGTGAAAGGAGCATGAGCGAGATCTAAAAGGTTATCAAGAAGCAGCCCATGTTCCACTGGGAGTTCTATGACGAGCTGCCAAGAACAGTAGAAAAATGTTACAACACTCGTCCACGTATAGAAACAATCACTAAACCTTGTTTTAGAAGAGCTAAAAGGATAAGAATTTTATCTGTAGCATACCTCGGCATGGATTTGAAATCCTGCAGGAGGTTGTAAAGAAGGAAGAGTGGCTGACGGAGGATCAGCACCGGGCCAAATCCACAGCATTCCATCTTTCTCGAAACATGGCAATGACTTAATCTTCACTTTGTGTAATCGCGTAGATGGCATTTTTTCACATGTTCCATCGGTTGAATACTCCCACCCTGAAATTTATCCATCACAATGCTGTCAAAATGTTGAGTCCTAGAATCATAAAATGTCCATTGTTATGACCTAAATAAGCGCAAATGGCAATGCCGTTTAAAGATGTCACTAACCATGGTAAGGGCACGTGATACGGCCCTCATTTACTGAGCCGAGGTCAAGAGGGCAAGCTCTGTGCGCACAAGTATTCTGCACACATCCAGGTTTCCCATCTTTTCCACGAAAGAGAACCCATGGTTCCTCAAAACAATCAAGTGGAACCTGAAAAAAGAAAACCGACGAGACTTTTGCTATAAGACATGCTAGATAACAAGTTCTTCAAAAGATTAACTCCGCAGAAGAAGTGTAACCGATAGATAATATCAAACTCCATAATGTTCAAACTATAATATAGCAACGAAAACCTATGCCGCTGAACTAACtatgttttttgttgttgttgttaatgCTAATGTAGCTAATGCACAAATAATGAATGACAAATTCGAAGAACTAGCCTACCATGGTATCATCTTTCAGGTCAGTGGTGAAGGCAACAGGATACCAAAAATTCTTCAATCGGGGATGGTAGGATTGAACTGGACCTGAAACGTTCAAGCATTTTCGAGGAGGCTTCCTTTTTACAGAATCTAGAGATTGCGTAGAAGTGCTGGGAGAAGGGGATGCTTCCTCGGAAGATGTAGTTGCTCTATCTTGTAACAGCTTATCATTCACTAATTCTTCCATGTAAGCCAATTTATCCAACGCTGTGGAAACCCTTGCTTCCGATATATGAACCTGTTGTAATTCAATTTCAATAGTATCTGATCAGCTGAATAGTTTAATCTTCGTAAGTGCTACTCAATTTTCAAGGCGGATAAATGGAAGGAAATTTCAAGTTATTTGCAAGTTACAAGGTTTTATATCTTCAggtgttaaaaaattatgtacctGTCTATGAGCCTTTCCTAGTTCTTCTTGCAACTCCGCGAGCTCCTTTTTGACAGTACCTATAGACTTATATTCTCGGGCTAGAGGATTTAGAACGTCCACAACCTGAGCAGCCATACTCGAGTGTAAGAATCCCAACGGAAATTTTCAAAAGCTAAAAAGATAATTACTAACTAAACAATAGTTTCCCCCCATGAATCAATGCTCAATGCGCATCACTAGAATTTTTCAAGATTTTGAGATTCGAACTTGATATATCGTCTAGAATCCAGATAGAAGTTACTCATCTTAGCACTCTGACCTTTTCATGGAGGAGCATGATTGCGAGCACATCTTGTCGAGCTCGCCAATCACAATACTGTATATCAAATCTAGCAACTTCCAAGGCCTGGTTTGCATCCAGAAACTTGCCTTTAGATTGTGGAAATTTCGACCTCGGATCCTCCACATCAAAGAGTGTGCTCCAAGCATTCTTCTTCTCTATCTCTGACTGCTCTCCGAATACAGCAAATACTCGAAATCCTCCTTTCACACCCTGAAATTTAACAAACCCAACCACCTAAGCCACTACATGATAATTTGGTCTATATTCATTAGATAAAGATCATAAGCACTAGTTTCAATCGACAACTCAATTAACCAACAAACCAACTAAATTCCCCTTTAAAATTAGCTTGTGCCCACTTAAATAAAGGTGAAACCTATCCAAATTTGTTTACTTTTAAGCACTTAACAAACACACTAGATTATGGGCTTGTTTGGAAATGCTTATTCAGAAAACACTTATCCACATAAgcagtttgaactttgaagaacGACCGAAACTtcaaataaaaaccctaaaagtcGCTTTTGCAATACATGAACACTTTTAATCTGTCATACCAAAAATTATCATAAGCGCTTTTGATTATCTAAAATCGCTTTCGAAAAAAGGCCCCTAACATGCATTATTCCACATTTCAACGTACAAGTCTCTCAGATTTGATAAGTGAAGTATGAATTCGTACCTTCCTGGTGCTAAGCTTGGTTGTTCTGCAAAAAGATATTGGCAGAGATAGAGCTGCAGCTGTGGCTACAATGGTCATGGCGTTTGAAGCTGACAGACTCATGGcatagatagagagagagagagagagagagagagaaacgtAAGAGATATTGGTGTTTCAAATTTATTGTTGGAAAGTTTTGTTGATAAGTGGCTCCTGTAGCCCGCGATCTCAGTTCTCCTCCCACGACGCGCCACGTGGATGCAGTTCATCACACGTGGCAAGCTCTAGTTCCACATGCTTTTTGCTTGTGTCGAGGAGTATCTGGCAGAAGTGGGGCCCATATATCTTGCCAGCTCGGATGACCAAGATATCTTTATCTACCCACCCCGTTTAGTGTATTTAGGCACTTCGATTTTTCAAGTGGGTTGGGTTTCGAAGTCGGTGGGTGCTTCAcctctaattttattttatttttgtattaaatgataaatttgttagattagttacCGATGAACTTCAAACCCACGTCATCATGCAAGGGTTTAAGTTATTTTCATCACTGTAGTAAAGGGTCATATGCTAATTTTTTAAATGTGGGAGGTTCCGGGTTCGATGTTCTTCTGCTTAACTGTGACCATGGCTCACGGATATAGTGAAATTCCCCATAATTGTACCTAAAATGACTAAATAATCGAAACTTGCCATCATATGtccccttttaaaaaaaaaaaaaaatgataaattgaTTGGCAAGGGGTGATTGTTTGTGATCAAAGATGTTGATGGTTGTGAATTGTGATGGGTGCTTAGTGTGTAGCATCTTATTTTCAAgtcaattaaaaatttgaaaagagagaGTATGTGCTTTGACATGCTTAATGGGTTGGGCTCAATTTCGCGGTCGGGTCGGTACAGCGTCAACTTTGGGCCGAGCATTTGCTCGCTGAAATGGTTTGATCGTTGTTATGCCTTGTGGGATGGGATGCAAAAGGATAATATTTGTCTCTTTTATGGGGAGACTTACTTGTCCTCCCACTTGCCACTAACAAACTTTTACCGTCCCACCATTATAATTGAAATTGTTCATTCATTTTATTATCATTTAAAGATCAGACATGCAAAAAATTATCCAATTTCTAGTTCATTCAaccattcatatgcataaaacaaataGACAGTCACAAGTTGCTATATGTTACGAAAATTGTTGATTGGGTTTTACACTATGAATAACTAAATGATCTCCATTGAATGATTTTTCTACAAATATGatctttagatgatgataaagagaTTGAATAGTTCCAATTTTAATTAATACAATAAAGATTCGTTAATCATAAGTAAAGGGCAAAGTAAGTCTGGCCATGGGGGAACAAGCATTATCCAATGAGAAAAGTGTTACAATTCGTGTTGTTTGTTCTTTTAGATACTAAAAGCTCTTAAGAGAAAATTTggtagaaaatatttttagtgcTTTTTACATAAGCACATTCTATGCGCTTTTTTGGGAATTACTTCTAGAAAGTCTAtgaatttggtttggttttggctAAAGTCAGATcgattttgtttggtttggagAATAGAGGAGAAGATAAAAAGATTGCAAGAGAAGCAAAGGTGAAgacaaaaaaaagaggaagaggtGAAGAGAGAAGGTGGTGAACGGAGGGAGGAGGATGAGATAGAGTAAGTAGGCAACTCAAAGTGAAGGACAAATTTGCATCCACCTTACGGGTGTGCTTCTTGTTCACTCATGTGTGAATAACGTACTTTAATtgtataaatttcaaaattcaggCTTATCTGCttaaatcattaattaatagGAACTTGGTAAGTTATCTTTATGCATAGAACAAATTGATAAGTATAGTAACAATTTACATTCTTATGATGAAGTATCATTAGTTTGACACATATGGATGATAATCATCAAAGTGATTGATATTCTACTAAGACATTCCTTAAATGATGAATAAGAAATAGAGAAACTCTTACATTGACATTGGTACGATTATCAGAGTTAATTGGACAACAAAGTGCAAACAGTGCAACTATGGTTGAATGTAATATTggcacaaaataaaaataatgttagAATAGTGTTATTtacacattatttttatttctcacactcTTTCTCAATTTGATCCTTAGAttaaataactttaaaaaaaatcaatgtctataaattaacaagggtatataaaaataaaaacgattATGTAAATAATCCTgtccaaaacaaaataaatgaaacaatatcTAAACCGACAGTCACAGCTCGGTGCCCAACATTAGATTGCTGGTAAAAGAAGCAAGCAACCTCCAATCAGACAGACAATCAGACAAACATTTCTCGagttcttttcattaattttttttttcaactactACGAGTACGAACAACCTCTAAAATATCTTTGCCATCCCGTTTTAACTTTTAATGGAGTTactgtagagagagaaagtagagcGAGGGAGAGAGAATATAATGAGCAAAACAACGAGAGGTCCGAAAGAGGACAAGGCGGGACCTTTCTTCTTGGCCACTCTGTTGCTTTGGTTCGTCTCGGTCCTGTTCGAAATACTCTTCCACCGGCGATCGGAGCTGCTCGCCATTGTTGCCGGCTACTTCTTTTACCAATTGGCCAACTGGGTTGTTTGCAGTTTCGTCTCTCGTGACCCTTTCTTTGTCAACACCTCCGTTTCTCTCCTCCACTCCTCCATAACTTCCGCttcaggtctctctctctctctaacttttgcgTTTTGAAAATGTCTGATGGGCTATAGAGTATGCTCCGTAGTTTAACAAAAGATGGAATCTTTGTACTGAAATTAACATTTGAACTTTGTTAACTCAAAACCCAGTTCATCACTAGCAGGTTAGCAGGTTGTAACTTGGTATCAAGGTTGCCTATGTGCCTAGATTTTTGTCGTCTTATGATTGAGGCTGGTTTGGAAGCCATTGTTTCTTTGATTAGATTGGATATGATGGGGTCTCTGAGCACAGAGAGACTTCGCTACAACCCGAGATGCCACCATGGCCTTCTGGTTCCCCGGACCAATGGCATTGTATCACTGGCCCAAAGGCTATGGTGGCAGCACGGAGAGACTTCACTACAACCCTGAAATGCCACCATGGCTTTCTGGTCCCCCGGACCAATGGCATTGTGTCATTGGTCCGAAGGCCATGGTGGCAACCCAGGGTGTAGAGAAACTATTCCCTGTAATATTTGTAAAAGTAGAATTTTATAGTATGAGTACTTAACTGCAATGTTATAGATTTTTGGGCAACGGACGAAATAGGTGCCTGCATATAGGATAAAGATAAGAACTTGCAATAGCTAAATTGAAGAACATTTTGAGTTGAAGTTTCAAAATCAAGGTACTTAGCTTTCGACATTTGTATGATCAATTAAATTTTCAAGTCCCCTACAATACATTTCCAAACGAGTTttttaacttctttttgtaaCTAGCGTGAGTGTATCTTTCTTCATTCCTATTATATTGGATGGTAAGTTAAGTGTGTTTATTTTTGCAGTGGTATTCATTTTGGTTAATCAGTGTTTAAGAAATGGTTCGGTTGGAATGTTTGAGCACTCGAAGTTGGTTGGATGTACTTGGCCATGGGCATACCCAGCTTTGTGCTTCTCATGCGGTTACTTTGCATATGATCAGTGGGATATGCTGCATTATGGGTTATATAGTGGTTGGATCCCTTCCATCTTGATGCATCATCTGGTTCTCCTCATTTACCTTACTCTTGCTTTGTATTAGAATGTCACCATCAATTCTGACTCTCATTTGTGAGGTACGTTGAACTATCTTCTTAATGTTGGAGAGTTGACTTTTGTACTTAGTTtagttaccttttttttttagtccttataatcagattgtaattaggttatttgatgtttatttctttccttgtaaatcactcttgtacattatatattttcctcATTGGTGAGAAGAATGATATTGGAAAATTAAGCCCCAAAGATAAGCTCTAATtagcatggtatcagagcagagaTCCTAGGATTTTTGCTCTGCTCGTTCCCTCAAGCAAACTCAGCCTTCCCATGAAGAACCTACCACCACTTCACAGTGGAAACAATTTATCCTAACCGATCCTACCCCTATACTAAACACTACTACCCTAACTGACCCTACCATGAATCCTCCTGTTTTGAGTTCTTTCGACATGCCTCCGGAGTCCTCAGGTAACTATGGTTATGCTTTTAATATGAATAATTGTGATACTCAGTCCGATTGGATTATTGACTCCGGTGCCACATATCATATGACCTATAACCCCACTGATTTATCTTGTGATACTGTTCCACTTCGACGAAATATTACTAATGCTAATGGTGTCACCTCACCGGTAACTGGTGCTGGCACTGTACGCCTCACGCCTACCCTCTCTTTGCTGCATACACTACTTGTACCTTCACTAAAGCATAAATTAATGTCTCCTAGCCAAGCTCCTAAGCAATTGAATTGTTGTGTACTATTGTATCTAAAGTTTTGTCTTATTCAAGATATTCTCACGAATTAGATAATTGGTCGTGGTACTAAGAGGGGGGATCTCTATTTTGTGGACGATGTCAGTACAGGAAGGGTCAATCTCGCCCAAAGAGCCGTTGATCACAAACGGCGTCAGATATGGTTATGGCATCATCGTTTGGGTCATCCGTCTTTCAGTTATTTACAGCATATGTTTCCGAATTTATTTGTTGGTTGTTCGGTTTCAGACTTTAAATGTGACACTTGCGTACTTGCCAAGAGTCACCGTGTCTCTTATTCGTTGAATTATAATAAAAGTGATATTCCTTTTGGTCTTGTTCATtcagatgtttggggaccatctccGATTACTACTTCATCTGGTATTAGGTGGTTTGTAACGTTCATAGATGATTGCACATGGATGACATGGTTATACCTTCTTAAGCATAAAAGTGATGTGTTGCTGGCATTTAAGACATTCCACACCATGATTTAGCCACAGTTTTCTACTAAAATTTGGATTTTGCAttctgataatggtggtgaatatgttaataatgattttacacattatttaattaatcacGGAATCTGCCACAAGACTACTTGTCCTCAGCCTCCTCAACAGAATGGGGTGGCTGAGCGCTAAAATTGCCATCTATTAGAAACAGCTCGATTGCTATTGATTGGGACGGATGTTCCCCGCTCATCTTGGGATGTTTCTCTTTAGACTGCCACTTACCTTATCAATCGTATGTTAtccaaagtattgaattttctGACACCTTTGCAAGTTCTTGCTACATTCGTGCCTCTACCGTCTATTTTGGTGCTCGCACTGCGAGTTTTTGGATGTGTTGCCTTTGTTCATCTACATAAAAATCAACGGACAAAACTTGACCCATGTGCTCTCTGGTGTGTTTTCATGGGGTATGGATTACATCAGAAAGGGTACCATGCTACCACCCTTCTTCATGTCGGATGTATACTACCATGGATGTTACTTTTTTTGAGTCTGAGATGTATTACTCTTCGGCTTCTTCTAACCCTCATCTTCAGGGGGAGACACTGACAAGCAGGTTTGGACCATGGCTGCTGCTACCACTGATCTTTCATTGCCACTGTTAGCCGAGCCCGCATTGGCTGCATTGCCAGCCTAGCCAATAGAAGTAGCATCGCTGCCCACAGAACTAGCGGCAGACACTGCAGTGCCGTGCTCACCCACGGCAACAGTGTTGCCACTTACCGATCTTGAGACTTCTATTGATACCACTCCCCCTCGTCTCAAAATATAGTACCACCAGATGACCATATTCCAGAGAATATTCCTGAGGTAAGATCTACTATCCTTATTGAAGTATCCGATGTTCCGAATTATCAGTTACCTTTCAGGCACAACCAGGGAAAGCCACCCAATCGATATTCATCAGAAACAACGAAAGGCTCTAAATATCCCATTGCCAACTATGTGTCATCACATAAATTATCAGAACCCGACAAAGCTTTTGTACAACAAATATCCAATGATAGCACACCAAGTTCATTGAAGGAGGCACTATCTGATGATCGATGAACCAAg encodes the following:
- the LOC137717095 gene encoding uncharacterized protein; this encodes MASTLYQYSITQQNQVLPNTHHLLSCDCFIFRFNFTHQLQLFFPQDLIVPLNSIQQSFLVPFHVFFSQTRETIQTILSGTGVSMDFVETLVPEVYALAVEITRDSEYAEPIVVPLDLDVLAVTPFDDREQIERAIVESGRVYNPVPGAKSLGAGLKTVNIENLGVSKECSICLEELSTGLEVVLMPCNHLYHKDCIVEWLKRSHMCPYCRFKMPT
- the LOC137717720 gene encoding chlorophyllide a oxygenase, chloroplastic-like, which produces MSLSASNAMTIVATAAALSLPISFCRTTKLSTRKGVKGGFRVFAVFGEQSEIEKKNAWSTLFDVEDPRSKFPQSKGKFLDANQALEVARFDIQYCDWRARQDVLAIMLLHEKVVDVLNPLAREYKSIGTVKKELAELQEELGKAHRQVHISEARVSTALDKLAYMEELVNDKLLQDRATTSSEEASPSPSTSTQSLDSVKRKPPRKCLNVSGPVQSYHPRLKNFWYPVAFTTDLKDDTMVPLDCFEEPWVLFRGKDGKPGCVQNTCAHRACPLDLGSVNEGRITCPYHGWEYSTDGTCEKMPSTRLHKVKIKSLPCFEKDGMLWIWPGADPPSATLPSLQPPAGFQIHAELVIELPVEHGLLLDNLLDLAHAPFTHTSTFAKGWSVPSFVKFLTPASGLQGYWDPYPIDMEFRPPCMVNSTIGISKPGKLQGQSAKQCSTHLHQLHVCLPSSRGKTRLLYRMSLDFAPVLKHVPFMNFMWRHFAQQVLNEDLRLVLGQQERMNNGANVWNSPVTYDKLGVRYRQWRDALERGDKQLPFTKST